A region of the Terriglobia bacterium genome:
GGCCCCAACGCGGAGAGTTTGAATCAAACTCAGGGCAGGAAAACATGAACAAGAACCAGGATCCGGCAATTGTCGGCAAACACTCACGCTCAGAAAGCGGAATCAGCCGGCGCGAGCTGGTGCGCCGACTGATGATTGCCGGAGGCGCCGGATGTTCCCTCCCGGCCATAGCCGAAGCTCGTCGCATAGCCGGGCATCTCGCAAACCACAGCGCAGTTGCCGAGGCCGGCGCCCAGACTGCAAAAGCCGTTTGGTCTCCGGTATTTCTTGACCGTCATCAGAGCGAGACTCTGGAAGTGCTGGGCGAGCGCATTATTCCAGGTTCATCTGAGGCCCAGGCGAATCGCTTCATTGACCTTCTGCTTTCAGTAGACACTCAGGACGCGCAAACAAAATTCCTCGCGTCCCTCTCCGCCTTTGAAGCCGAATCCCTCAAGCGCTTTTCTCGTCCCTACAAAGACAGCACCGAGACCCAGCAAAACGAAATCCTCGCCTTCGCTTCCGCTGCGAAGCCCGGGGAAACTGCAGAGGGCCAGTCGCAGCGGGTGAGTATTGGCGACCACTTTGAGAACATCAAGCGCTGGGTTGCCGAAGCATATTTCTCATCCGAGATCGGCATGAAGGAACTTGGCTGGACGGGCAATGTCTTCTTCACAAGCTTTCCGGGATGCCCTGATTCCAGCGGTCATCGCCCGTGATAACTCCTTAATCCTATCTCAAGCAGTAAATTATGTTGTTAGTTGCCACGCTGTCAGGAATGGAGAGAGGAACCGGCTAAACATTAGGACATTCTTAGAATGACCAGCGCCCCCGTACTACACTGAGATGACAGGACTTTGACCATATTCCAACGCAATAATGTGGTGAGGCATGCTGGAATACCCCCTCGATGGATCTCTCATGCTGCAGAATTTAATGGGTTTAGCGTCGTTAACTCAAGGTGATACAAAGCATGTTCAGACGGTCTGCCGCAGGAGCCGATGGAGTGCGCAAAGGGCCCATTTCAGGAGCGTTTGCAACTTTTCTATTAACCCGGTATGATTGCGAGGTTGCCGTTTTTGCTTGACTTGCCGCAGTATTGTGGCACAATTGATAACGGTGGTTTAGAAGTTACCTATTGACTCAGGAGGTATTCTAGCGTAGGCTCTCTTCCGAAGCGGGAATTTTTCGAACCCAAAAATTCACCTGGAGGAGAGTCTGATGAGAAACTACATCCTGACCTTAGTGTTGGCCGTGTTGGTTGTTCTGGCAAGCGTATCATTGCGGAGAATGCTAACAGCTAACAGTGTTGATGTTAACAGCGCTGCAACGCTCGTAGCCATTGGCCCGTCACCTGCACCGATTCCGCCGCGTGGTATGTTTGCCATCGGACCGTCACCGGCGCCGATTCCGCCG
Encoded here:
- a CDS encoding gluconate 2-dehydrogenase subunit 3 family protein, translating into MNKNQDPAIVGKHSRSESGISRRELVRRLMIAGGAGCSLPAIAEARRIAGHLANHSAVAEAGAQTAKAVWSPVFLDRHQSETLEVLGERIIPGSSEAQANRFIDLLLSVDTQDAQTKFLASLSAFEAESLKRFSRPYKDSTETQQNEILAFASAAKPGETAEGQSQRVSIGDHFENIKRWVAEAYFSSEIGMKELGWTGNVFFTSFPGCPDSSGHRP